The DNA segment CATCACCACCATTGAATTTGTCATCACCGAAAACGCCATGGTTGAAGTGGCCATTTACAACCAGTTGGGACAACTCGTTACCACCCTTGTGAATGAAGAGCTGACTGCCGGCACTTATCAGATAGCCTGGCAGGCCGGCGATGCGCCGGAGGGTATCTACCTGTGCAGGATGAAGGCCGGGAGTAAATTCTTGACTAACAAAATTGTGAAAGTTGAATAAGATCCCTGCATTCGCTCCCTCCTGATCTAATTACCAGGAGGGAGCGAATTTGCAAATAATCCCACATGTAAATGAATTACCAATAACACCCAACCACCATGAAAAAACTTATCCTGATCTTAACAATGATTTTTTTGAGCCAATTCTTTGCTTTTTCCAAGGGATGTCTGCCGCAAGGCATCGCGTTCTTCACCCAGGCAAGAATTGATAATTTCCAGGCCAACAACCCGGGATGTACCCAGATTGAGGGCGATGTGACAATTAATGGAGATGACATTAATAACCTGAAGGGATTAAGTGTACTAACCTCAATCGGCGGAAACCTTTTAATTTGGGACAACGATGTCCTGACCAGTTTATCCGGGTTGGAAAACCTGACCACTGTTGGGGGATACGTTAATATTCATAACAACGATGCCATGACAAGTTTGTCCGGACTGGAAAGCCTGACTACCATCGGAGGATGCGTCAATCTTTATAACAACAATGCCCTGACCAGTTTTTACGGGCTGAAAAGCCTGACCACTATCGGGGGATACTTAAATATTCATCATAACAATTCACTGTCATGTTTTACCGGACTGGAAAGCCTGGTTTCCATAGGAGAATTTCTTGATATTAATTACAACAATGCACTGACCAATTTTTCCGGAATGGAAAACATAACCTCGATAGGTGGTTATCTTGATGTAAGCGGAAACAACGCTTTGAATAGTTTGGCAGGACTCGAGAATATCGCTGCGGGGTCTATTACGACCCTATACATTAGATACAATTTTTCGTTATCCGCCTGCCATATTCAATGCATCTGCGATTACCTGGCGGCGCCCGGCGGTAATATCTATATCTATCACAACGCCCCGGGCTGCAACAGTCCTGAAGATGTGGTTGCGGCCTGTACATCCTGCCTACCCGAAGGCATCACTTTCAACACACAGGCACAGATTGATAATTTCCAGGCCAATTATCCGGGGTGTATGGAGATTGAGGGGAATTTGACCATTCAGGGTAGCGACATAACAAATTTGAATGGATTGAATGTGCTGACTTCCATCGGGGGGGATCTTTGGATTTATTATAACAGCAACCTTACCAGCCTGACAGGTCTTGATAACCTTACTTCCATTGGAGGATACCTTTATATTGACAATAATACCATCCTGGCCAGCCTTGCAGGGCTGGAGAACCTTACCTCCATCGGGAGTTATCTTAGTATTTATGAAAACAGCTCCCTCACCAGCCTTACAGGACTGGAGAGCCTGACTTCCGTCGGGGGGTATCTTTATATCAACTATAACAACGCCCTGACCAGCCTGACAGGACTGGAGAACCTGGTTACTACAGGTGGACTTTATATTGGAGATAATAGCACCCTGACCAGCTTTACTGGGCTGGATAACCTCGTATCGTTAGGCGGAGACCTGAGGATCAGCTCCAACAACGCTATGACCAGCCTGACCGGACTGGGAAACCTGACTTCCATTGGAGGTCATATGTATATTGGAAAATGGGATGACTATTCAGGTGGGAATCCTGCACTCATCAATCTATTCGGGCTGGATAACCTCGTATCAATTGGAGGCGACCTGAGGATTTGTTCCAACAACGCTTTAACCAGTCTTAGGGGGCTGGAGAACCTGACTACCATAGGAGCTAATGTAGAAATTGGGAGCTATTGGGATGGTGGAAACCTTCAATTGATCAGCCTGAAGGGGCTGGATAACATCATATCAATAGCCGGAGACCTGAGTATAATATACAACAACGCTTTAAACAGCCTTACTGGACTGGATAACCTGACATCGATAGGCGGAAACCTTAAGATCACTTCCAACAACGCTTTGACCAACCCGACGGGGCTGGAGAACCTGGCTTCTATCGGGGGTAATCTTTTTATAGGCTATAATGACGCCCTGACTACCCTGACCGGACTGGAAAACCTGACCTCAATCGGTGGGGAATTTGAGCTTTGGAATAACAATGCCCTGACAAGCCTGACGGGGCTGGAAGGTTTGACCTCAATCGGGTGGTCTCTTGGTATTTATCATAATAACGCTCTGACCAACCTGACGGGGCTGGAGAACCTGGCTACAATAGGCTACACTCTTTATATTTGTTATAACGACGCCCTGACCAGTCTGACTGGGCTGGAAGGTTTGACCTCCATCGGGTGGTATCTTGGTATTTATCATAATTACGTTCTGACCTGCCTGACGGGACTGGAGAACCTTACTTCCATCGGGAATATTCTTAGGATTCATGATAACATCGCCCTGATGAGCCTGACGGGGCTGGAGAACCTGGCTTCCATCGGGAAGATACTTGAAATTTATAATAATAACGCTCTGACCAGCCTGTCAGGCATCGACAATATTGCTGCCGATTCAATTACAAACCTTCAGATTTATTCTAATCCTTACTTATCCACCTGCCATGTCCAGAGCATCTGCGATTACCTCTCTGCACCCAACGGTTCTGTTGAAATCCAATACAATGCCCCTGGCTGCGACAGCCCGGAGGAGGTGGAGGAAGCGTGTGAGACCCTTGGTATTCATGACATCGGAAATGAAAAGCCTTCCGGTGATCAGCAGAATTGGAATGTAAATATTTTCCCCAATCCCGGTTCAGGGATCATTACCGTTGAATTTGAGATCAAGGAGGGGGCTTATGTTACCGTAGCCATCTTTAACCTCACAGGTCAGCAGGTTGCTGAACCGGTGTATGAGCTGAAAAGCCCTGGCCAACAGCAGGTACAATTCGATGTTTCCGCCCTGCCGCCGGGAGTCTATTATTGCCGCCTGCAGACCGGAAATCGAACTACAACGAAAAAAATAATCATCACGGAATAAATCCTGCTGCGCAAAACAACTCAGGATGATCCGCTGCGCCGGAGGCACAAAGAACCTGTGAAGGAACGAAGTGAAGCAACAAGTTTGAATAAAAAAATCTTTTCAGGAAACATTGCCTGTTTTTCAAACTAAAAAAATTACATTTGTGGAAAATTTCTTCATGATCAGGGCGATAATTGTTGACGATGAGTTCTATTCACGCGAACAAATCCGTAAAATCGTTACGACCTTTTGTCCCAACGTGATGGTGCTGGCTGCTGCCGACAGCGTGAAGTCGGGGGTAGCCGCCATTAACGAGCATGAACCCGACCTGGTGCTTCTCGATATCAAATTGCCCGACGGCAGCGGCTTCGACCTGATCAAGCACTTCAATAAACCCGATTTCAAGGTGATCTTTATCTCCGGCTACATGGAATACGCCATCAAAGGCTACAAGTTTGGCGCAGTGGATTACATTCTGAAACCGATAGACGAAGAGGCGCTCACCCTCGCCATCAACCGTGCCGACGACCTCATCCGCTACGAAGAGAAACTGAAGTTTAAGGCCATTGAGGAAAACCTGGTTTCGCTCAACAAAACCAGCAAAATCCTCCTCAAAACCACCGAACAGATCCACCTGGTCAGCATCAGCGACATCATCCGGGTGGAAGCCGACGGCAGCTATTGCACTTTTTATATCACCGACGGACGGAAAATCCTGGTTTCAAAAGCCATCGGCGAGTTCGAGGAAGAGCTTATTGACAAAGGATTTCACCGCATACATAAATCACACCTCATCAATATCGGCAAGCTAAGTTACTTTGACAAAAATGACGGCGGGAACGTGAAAATGTCGGATGGCTCGGAAGTCCCTGTCGCCTCAAGGAAAAAGGACATGCTGCTCGATTTGTTCGAAAGTCTTGCATAGGATGATATAATTAAACGGTTAGTCTTAAATATTTAATGAGAATCAGAACTATATACAATAATACGATTTATGGAAATCAATCAGATAACCGAAAAAATAATTGGGTGTGCCATAGAAGTCCATAAAAGATTGGGTCCGGGATTATTAGAATCAGCTTACGAAGAGTGCTTATCCTATGAGTTGAAAAGTGCTGGATTCACTATTGAACGGCAAGTTCCTGTACCAGTAGTCTATAAAGACATTAAACTGGAGTGCGGATACAGAATTGATATTCTGGTTGAGAAGACTGTAGTTTTAGAGCTAAAAACAATTGAAGCATTTGCACCTGTTCATGAAGCTCAGATTCTGACTTATTTGAAATTTGCCAATAAACCACTCGGATTGCTGATCAACTTTAATGTGACATTGCTTAAAAATGGGATAAGGCGGTTTAAAAATTAACACTATGATTCCTCTGTGTAACTCTGTGATCCCTCTGTGAAACTCTGTGTAATAAAAAAATTACACAGAGAACCACGGAGAAGGCACAGAGAACCACGGAGAACTGCAGTAGCAGATAAGTTTAAACTCTGTGTAACTCCGTGATTCCTCTGTGAAACTCTGTGTAACAAAAAAATAAGTTACACAGAGAACAACAGAGAAAGTTCAACAATTGTGCGGATTTTATTTTGGGTTGACGTTACAATTATAAATCTAAAAAAATGTCTGAGCAAAAACAAGAGGCGTTATCGCGTAAAGCTACGGTTTTATACCTGACCTTCAGCGGGTTTCACGAAATGGAGACAAACTCCTCCTTTGGTGAAATTGCAGCTTTGCTCGGTCGGTGCTTCTCCTTTACCGATCCCATCATCCGGCTTTACAGCGGCAAACCCTACAAATACATGGGCGAGAGCGCCATGGCATTTTTCGGATTGAATGAAGATGGTAAACGTTCGTCGGTGAATGCAGTAAAATCAGCCATCGAACTGCAAAACAAGTTCTCAGAGCTGATCTCCGAAAATGAGTTCCCCGGTACGATCGGATTCAAAATCGGTATCTATTCAGGTGAAATTTTTTCGGCAACCATTGGAACCGGAGCCGAACAGCAGGAAAATTACTTTGGCGAAGCCCTTCAACTGGCTGCGCACATTTGCAGTCTGGCCATGCCCGGCCAGATATTGGTCGGCGAGGAGACCCGACAACACGCCAGCACCGATTTTACCTTTAATGCCCTCGAACCCGTTCCCGTAAAGGGGTACAAAAAACCACTTCCCATTTTTGAACCGCTGACTAAAAAGCACAAAAAACTCGACCTAAAAATAAGTCCGCAGCGTAAAATTGTTTCGGAGATGGTGGGGCGCAGCAGCGAAATGGAGCAACTCGAAGGGCTGATCAGAAATCTGGCGGCAGGCAAAGGCTCCATCGTGAACATTGTAGGTAAGGCAGGCATCGGCAAATCGCGTCTGATGGCGGAAATGAAGGCTCAGCCCTTGATGGATAAGGTGCTTTTGCTTGAAGGACGTGCAGTGTCGACAGGGCAAAATCTCAGTTTCCATCCCATTACCAATTTAATTAAATCCTGGGCAGGCATCACCGAAGAGGATCTTCCTTCTGTTTCATCAGAAAAGCTTTTTCAGGGTATCAAACGCAACACTGCGGAACAGGCAGATGAAATCTATGCTTTCCTTGCCACCATGATGGGATTGCCGCTTGAAGGGAAAAACAAGGAGCGAGTCAAGGGTATTGAAGGTGAGGCGCTTGAAAAACTCATCCTGAAAAATCTTCGCGACCTCATTATAGCCGCCACAAAAGACAAACCCCGCATTTACATGATCGAGGATCTGCATTGGGCCGACAGCTCATCCATCACCTTGTTTGAATCGCTATACAAGCTTTCAGAGAAATACCCTGTAATGTTTATCAATGTAATGCGGCCCGGATACAAGGAAACAGGAGATTACATCTTAAAATACCTTGTGGATAATTTCCCGGGCGATCATAACACCATCAACGTTAATCCTTTGGAGGAAACGGAATCCGGGAATCTGATCAAAAATCTTCTGAGAGAAGCCCCAATTCCTGAGGAAATTCAAAAGATGATTGTCCGCAAAACTGAGGGGAATCCCTTTTTTATTGAGGAGATCATCCGCAGTTTTATAGATGAAGAGATTATTGATATACAAGAAGGTAATTTTATTGTAACCGAAAAAATCAAAGATGTCAACATCCCTGAAACCATCAACGAGGCCATTCTCTCCAGGGTGGATAAACTGGATGAAAAGACCAGGGAATTGCTGAATACCGCCTCTGTAATGGGACGTAATTTCTATTACAAAGTATTGGAAGAGGCTACAGATACCATAGAAGAACTTGACGAAAGGCTCGCCTATCTTACCCAGGTACAGTTGATCACCGAGACAAAAAAGAAGGAAGAAATCGAGTACCTCTTCAAACACGCCCTGGCCCAGCAGTTGACCTACGACGCCATGATGCAGCAATCACGGAAGGAGATACATTTCAAAATTGCCCGTTCGATTGAGAAAGTGTTTGCGGCAAACATCCATGAGTTTTATGGCACACTGGTCTATCACTACGAGCTGGCAGAGGACGAAGAAAAGGCAATCTATTTCATGTTATTGGCTGGTGAAGAAGCCATGCGATCAGGCGCTTCGTCAGAAGCATTGCGGTTCTTTGAAAGGGCGCTGGATGCTTTGCCGGAACAGAGAAAAAATGATCCGCAAGACAATGAGATCAGGGATCTTAGAATCAATATTGCCAATTTGTATCACGCGTTGGGACGCAATTTTGAATCGGTTGAACTCTTTGAATATATTTTTGAAAAATACTTTAATTACAGGGTTGCAAAAACGGAAAAGGGTATTATGCTAAGGGGTATCTGGGGGATGGTGTTGATCGCTTTCGCATTTAGGTTTCCACGGCTGTTTTTCAGAAAATCCATAAAAAAGGAGGATGAATTAATTTGCACTCATTTTGTCGACTGGGGTACCCCTATTTCAACTATTAATCCACGACATTTTGTTTTTAAGCCATCTGATGCGGTCAGGAGATTTATTAAGTACGATCCCATGGGTTCTCAGGCAGTTCTGGATCTTTACATCCAGATTTCTTGTATATTTCTTTGGGCATCATTCTCTTACCCAACTTCAAGGAAGATCATTGATCTTGTTGACCAGGCAGATTTTCAATTAAACCCGAGGCCTCTTTTGTCATTATTAATGACAAAAAGCATGTTTAACATAAATACCGGGAAATGGCATTACAACATTGATGCCGATGAAGTATTTAACACGGGGATCAAAACGGGTGAGCTATGGATGACCAGTGTCACCGCATTGTATCTTGGTATGCAGCAGACCGAGTTGGGGAATTATGCCCGTACTATTGAGATTTCGGATAAACTTAAAGAATTGGGAAATTCCTTTGAAAACAGTTTCTCTATAGCACAAGGATACAGAGTGAGATTCGTGTGCCTGATGAAATTCAGAAAATTTGAACAACTGCAGCCATTATTAGACGAAGCCAGGAATTACATGCATACTACTGATAACAAGTTACATGCATTTTTAGTGGATATAGTCCAAAGCCACCTCCATATTCACAACAACGATCTTGATGCAGCGGTAAAATCTTTTGAGGAAGCAAAAAAGTCCCTGGAAATAATCAAGAGTATTCCGAGCTATTATACACCCTATCTGATAGCAAAAATTCATCTGGGCTTAGCGTTGATGAACGACAAAAGAAACAAGGATATAAAAAACAATCAGGAGATCAGGGAACTGCTAAAGGCATCCAAAAAGCTAATAGCTAAATCAAAGAAATTTGTCAGCAACCTTACCGAAGCCTACCTGCTACGATCGAGGATTTTCATGTTTCAGCAAAAATCCGGCAAAGCTTTTAAAAATCTTCAATTAGCCATCGCTACCGGAGAAAAATACCAAAGCCGCCTCGAACATTCCCGCGCCTGTTTTGAAACCGGCAAATTCCTTTCCGATCCAAATAATAGAAACAAGGAATTAAACGGCAATCCTGCGGGCTATTATCTGGAAAAAGCCAAAGCCATGTTCGAAGAAATGGATCTCCAATGGGATTTGAAGGAGTACGAACAATATATGGAAACCTAAATCAAGCCCAATGAAACAAGAAAATGAACCATCAGCAGCGAAAACCGATCCGGTTGCCACCATTGTAATTGCGGAGATCGGGGGGTTGATTCATTTATCGGATGTAAAAGATGCCAGGGGGGAAAAGTCGCTGATCAATGCTTTGTATGAGAAAATCAGTCAGGAAATCCGCTTGTACAACGGTACGATTTATCCTTCGATGGGCGAGCGGATCATGGCCGCATTCGGATTGGAAAACAGGGTTGAAAACGATGAGAAGAATGCAGTCAATGCGGCGCTGAGGTTTCATGCGGTGCTCGAGTCTTTTTCAAACGATCATGACCTTGCGGTTCCACTTACCGTCCGGGTTGGTATTCACACCGGCCCGGTAATCAAAACCCGGATGGGCGCCGGGTCGAACATCCAGGAATCGTTGATCGGTGAAACCGTTGACATTGCAGCCAGAATCCAGGACATTGCCGATAAAAACCAGGTGCTGGTGGGTTCAACCACTTACGATAAAACCAAAGATTTATTTACATACCACACGCTCGAGCCCGTCCCTGTGAAAGGGTACAAAAAACCGATTGCGATTTATGAGGTCACGGTGAGGAAAAGCGCTCCCACCGAACCTCCGCTGCAGAGCGGGCGGATCATCACCTCGCAAATGATTGGCCGGCAGAAAGAGGTCAGAGCGCTTGAGGATTTCATCAAACAACTGCTCAACGGGCGCGGCGGGGTGACGACCATCGAAGGGATGGCCGGCATCGGAAAATCGAGGCTGATGGCCGAGATCAGGCAAAAGGAGATCATCCAAAATGTAGCTTTCTTCGAGGGGAGGGCACTGTCGGAAGGGAAAAACCTGAGCTTTCACCCCATCATCCAGATCATCAAATCGTGGTCGGGAATAAAAGAAGACGACAACCCGGCAGTTTCTTACCAAAAGCTGTCGGCCAATATCATCCGGATTTATCCCGAGCAGGCCTCCGAAATTATCCCATTCGTGGCTACCATGATGGGCTACCCGCTGGAAGGCGAAGCAAAGTTGCGGTTGAAGGGGATTGAAGGCGAAGCCCTCGAACGGCTGATCCTGAAAAACATCAGGGATTTACTCTCCCGCGCTGCCAGCATCCTCCCTATCGTGATCATGGTCGAAGATGCACACTGGGCTGACCTTTCATCCATCTCCTTCATGGAGTCGTTGTTCAAACTGGTGAAAAACCACCGGCTGCTGTTCATCAATGTTTTCCGTCCGGAATACAAGGAAACCGGGGAACGGCTGAAATCTTTTTTAAAGGAAAACCTTCCGGAGCATTACAAGGAAATCACGGTTCAGCCTCTGAAGGAAAATGAATCCGCAGAACTGATCGGCAACCTCCTAAACCAGACCAATCTGCCGGACGATATCAAACAGTTGATTTTGCTGCGCTCGGAAGGCAATCCGTTTTTCATCGAGGAAGTGCTGCGGTCGTTTATTGACGAAGGATTGATTGAGGTGAAGGACAACGCATTCATCGTTACCGACCGCATTCAATACGCCAATATTCCCGAAACCATTGACAAAGTCATCCTGTCGAGAATTGACCGCCTCGACGAAAAGACCAAAGGTTTGCTAAGAACCGCTTCGGTCATAGGAAGAAATTTCTACTACAAAGTATTGGAGGAAGCCGCGCAAACCATCGAAGAACTCGACACCCGGCTGCTTTACCTGAAGGAAACCCAATTGCTGAATGAGCATAAGAACAAGGAGGAGGTCGAATTCCTTTTCAAACACGCCCTGGCGCAGCAGGCCACCTATGATTCCATCCTGCTAAAAACCAAAAAGGAACTCCACCTGAAGATTGCCCGTTCCATCGAAAAAGTATTTGCCGACAAGCTGCCTGAGTTTTATGGAGTGCTGGCGATGCACTATGATAAAGCCGAGGTAACAGAGAAAAAGCTTGAATACCTGATTAAAGCAGGTGATGAGTCTTTCCGTTCGGGAGCATCAAATGAGGCAATGAACTTTTATATAGAAGCCATCAAATTATTTCCAAAAGAGCCCGATAGTACTCTGGAAAAATTAAATTACAAGGAATTGGAGATTAAAATCGGCTTTGCACAGCAGGCAGCCGGAAACAATATCGAAGCCATTGAAACCTTTCAGCAAGTGATTCTGAAATATTTTGGATACAGGTTAACTTCCAATGATTTGATTAATAAATACCGCGGAACATTGGCAATGCTTACTGTACTTTTTAAATTGAACTTCCAATTCTTCTTTTTTCGGAAACAGCCGAATGAAGATTTTAATACCTACATGAATGTGTTATCCCAGTGGGGAGAAGCTTTAGCTACAATGAATCCAAGACGTTACTTCCTTCAGGCATTAAATTTTCTGAACAAAGTGATCAATTATGATTTATCAAAGTCGGATGTTGGGCTTTCATTGTTTACCGAATGTGCCAGTTTATTCATGTGGACCGGATTGTCATTTTCCCTCAGCGAAAAAATCCTGAATTATTCCAAAAAGGCCAATGCTGAAGATCATCCCAGTTCGTTGATTAACTACCGCTATATAAGGAAAATGCATGATTTTTTCACCGGTAATATTTTTGAAGACCAGGATTATGAGCGCGTTTATCAGTCTGGAATGAAAGCTGGTGATTTCTGGCCAACTACTATTTATACGTTATACTCAGGTCTCGTTTGTGTGGAGTTGGGTAAATATGAAAAGTTGATGGAGCATGTTCACCATTTGGAGAATATTTCTGAGTCTTTCGATAACAGCCATGCAAATGCTGAAATTTACCGGTTGTCGGTCCCGGCTCATTATCGCTTCAGAAAGCTGGATCAGGCGCTTGAACTTGCTGAGGAGGGGATACGATATACCAGTAAAACAGGTCATTTTGCTTTGCTATTGGTGATCTTAGGCGCCAAATCGCTTGCACATTCTGCAAAGAATGAATTGGAAGCTGCCAGGCAAGCGCTGGCTGAAGCAGCCAAGCTTGTTAAAGACCGTAAGATCATCACCATTTATCATTTTGCTTATGTACAAGCTAAAGCTCAATTGGAGTTTCAGGAGTTTAAAATGGTCATTGAACGTAAGGAGAAGCCGGGGAAAAGTGTAAAAACCTTGTTTAAAACTATCGGTTTATTAATCAGTTTGTCGAAAAAGATGCGGAGTGCGACCACTGAATCATACAGGCTAAAAGCTATAACTTGCTGGATGCTTGGAAAACAAAGGCAGTCATATAAAAACTTCACACTCTCCATTAAGTCAGGACAAAAATACAATTGCCATCTTGATCTTTCCCGGACTTATTTTGAGGTGGGAAAATGCCTGCGCGACCCAAAATCTAACGAAACCAGCCTGATGGGACTCAGCGGCAGCGAATATTTATTCAAGGCCAAACGAATGTTCGAAGAAATGGAACTTCAATGGGATTTGAAGGAATACGAAAAATATATGGAAAGTTGACTCTGTAATTTGTAGTCAATTTTTATTCCTGTTTTTAAATCATTTCACCTGAACAAAACAGAACACTTTTTGGTTAGTGTCGCTAAAAGATAAACCATGATCAAAACTATTCTTTACACAGCATTCATTATGCTTCTGAGCATAGGCAGCAAAGCACAAATCAACCTTGTCGGGGTTGCCAATAACCTTGAAACAGGAAAGATTGACATTGTTAAATGGCAGGCGCTTGATCCTGAATCGTTAACTGTTTATCCTACAATCCTGGATGGATATTATTTTGCCACATCAGCATTCGATTCGTACAACAGCAATTATTACATTACCGGAATTTCGGGCAATAATTCGGGATTGTACTCTTACAATACGATTACAAACCAGGAGAATCTGGTTGGGGGATCATTGTACACCAATATTTCCGAGTTTGATATGAGCACGGGAAAAATGTACAACCTTCAAATGGAAGAGGAGGAATACATAAGCATTTATGAATATGACATCAATACAAACCAGGACAGCCTGATCGGTGTAATCTTTGAACCGGGCGCGAATGCGCTGGTTGCGGATGCCATCGGTTTTGATGCCAACAATGGTATTTTGTACTATGTGGGTTTCACCAACGATCCTGCCTTATGTTTGTATGCAATCCCCGTCAGGGAGAATCAGTTTTCGTTCACCAGAACGATACTCAACCCAACAGCAGCGCCTTTTAACATTATCACCAGTGTTAATTTTGACAATGTCAACGAAATTATTTATGCCCGCAATGCCACTTATGATTCCACCTTTAATTACACAGGAAGCAGTGTTGTAGAGATTAATAAAACAACCGGAGATATTATCACGAGGGGTGAACTCACCGGGTTTCCTTATTTTGTTGCTGGTTCTTCTTCTTTTGATCAAAATACCGGAAGCTTTTTGCTGGTTGGTATCGACACCAGCAATATGGCTAAAATGATTGTTTTTAATACGTATGATAATACCTATGTTACTGGCTTTGTTCCCGGTAATGTTTCCGAAATTGTTTGTGACAATACCAATTTCGTGCTCACTTATTACATCACTACCGGGGTAAAAGAAGAGCAGGAGTTTAGCTTCAAACTATATCCCAACCCGGTTTCTGAAATTCTGACCATTGATCACTTTTCTTCGGACGAAGTCGCTGTTCAGATCGTCTCCGCTTTTGGCAAAATTGTTTTGGCGCAGGAATTTACAAGCAGCAAAATAGAATTGAATCTGACATCACTTCCTCCCGGAATCTACCTGGTGAATCTGACATCGGAAGGGAAGACTGCATCTGAAAAAATTGTGGTTCGTTAAAAAACAGATTTTCATTCTGGCTTTGCATTGCAGTACATATCAGTGAATTTCTTATTTACCTCGGTATGGCGATTTATCCACTATACAATACTCTTTACAACTT comes from the Bacteroidales bacterium genome and includes:
- a CDS encoding T9SS type A sorting domain-containing protein yields the protein MKKLILILTMIFLSQFFAFSKGCLPQGIAFFTQARIDNFQANNPGCTQIEGDVTINGDDINNLKGLSVLTSIGGNLLIWDNDVLTSLSGLENLTTVGGYVNIHNNDAMTSLSGLESLTTIGGCVNLYNNNALTSFYGLKSLTTIGGYLNIHHNNSLSCFTGLESLVSIGEFLDINYNNALTNFSGMENITSIGGYLDVSGNNALNSLAGLENIAAGSITTLYIRYNFSLSACHIQCICDYLAAPGGNIYIYHNAPGCNSPEDVVAACTSCLPEGITFNTQAQIDNFQANYPGCMEIEGNLTIQGSDITNLNGLNVLTSIGGDLWIYYNSNLTSLTGLDNLTSIGGYLYIDNNTILASLAGLENLTSIGSYLSIYENSSLTSLTGLESLTSVGGYLYINYNNALTSLTGLENLVTTGGLYIGDNSTLTSFTGLDNLVSLGGDLRISSNNAMTSLTGLGNLTSIGGHMYIGKWDDYSGGNPALINLFGLDNLVSIGGDLRICSNNALTSLRGLENLTTIGANVEIGSYWDGGNLQLISLKGLDNIISIAGDLSIIYNNALNSLTGLDNLTSIGGNLKITSNNALTNPTGLENLASIGGNLFIGYNDALTTLTGLENLTSIGGEFELWNNNALTSLTGLEGLTSIGWSLGIYHNNALTNLTGLENLATIGYTLYICYNDALTSLTGLEGLTSIGWYLGIYHNYVLTCLTGLENLTSIGNILRIHDNIALMSLTGLENLASIGKILEIYNNNALTSLSGIDNIAADSITNLQIYSNPYLSTCHVQSICDYLSAPNGSVEIQYNAPGCDSPEEVEEACETLGIHDIGNEKPSGDQQNWNVNIFPNPGSGIITVEFEIKEGAYVTVAIFNLTGQQVAEPVYELKSPGQQQVQFDVSALPPGVYYCRLQTGNRTTTKKIIITE
- a CDS encoding response regulator transcription factor, which produces MENFFMIRAIIVDDEFYSREQIRKIVTTFCPNVMVLAAADSVKSGVAAINEHEPDLVLLDIKLPDGSGFDLIKHFNKPDFKVIFISGYMEYAIKGYKFGAVDYILKPIDEEALTLAINRADDLIRYEEKLKFKAIEENLVSLNKTSKILLKTTEQIHLVSISDIIRVEADGSYCTFYITDGRKILVSKAIGEFEEELIDKGFHRIHKSHLINIGKLSYFDKNDGGNVKMSDGSEVPVASRKKDMLLDLFESLA
- a CDS encoding GxxExxY protein — encoded protein: MEINQITEKIIGCAIEVHKRLGPGLLESAYEECLSYELKSAGFTIERQVPVPVVYKDIKLECGYRIDILVEKTVVLELKTIEAFAPVHEAQILTYLKFANKPLGLLINFNVTLLKNGIRRFKN
- a CDS encoding AAA family ATPase, translated to MSEQKQEALSRKATVLYLTFSGFHEMETNSSFGEIAALLGRCFSFTDPIIRLYSGKPYKYMGESAMAFFGLNEDGKRSSVNAVKSAIELQNKFSELISENEFPGTIGFKIGIYSGEIFSATIGTGAEQQENYFGEALQLAAHICSLAMPGQILVGEETRQHASTDFTFNALEPVPVKGYKKPLPIFEPLTKKHKKLDLKISPQRKIVSEMVGRSSEMEQLEGLIRNLAAGKGSIVNIVGKAGIGKSRLMAEMKAQPLMDKVLLLEGRAVSTGQNLSFHPITNLIKSWAGITEEDLPSVSSEKLFQGIKRNTAEQADEIYAFLATMMGLPLEGKNKERVKGIEGEALEKLILKNLRDLIIAATKDKPRIYMIEDLHWADSSSITLFESLYKLSEKYPVMFINVMRPGYKETGDYILKYLVDNFPGDHNTINVNPLEETESGNLIKNLLREAPIPEEIQKMIVRKTEGNPFFIEEIIRSFIDEEIIDIQEGNFIVTEKIKDVNIPETINEAILSRVDKLDEKTRELLNTASVMGRNFYYKVLEEATDTIEELDERLAYLTQVQLITETKKKEEIEYLFKHALAQQLTYDAMMQQSRKEIHFKIARSIEKVFAANIHEFYGTLVYHYELAEDEEKAIYFMLLAGEEAMRSGASSEALRFFERALDALPEQRKNDPQDNEIRDLRINIANLYHALGRNFESVELFEYIFEKYFNYRVAKTEKGIMLRGIWGMVLIAFAFRFPRLFFRKSIKKEDELICTHFVDWGTPISTINPRHFVFKPSDAVRRFIKYDPMGSQAVLDLYIQISCIFLWASFSYPTSRKIIDLVDQADFQLNPRPLLSLLMTKSMFNINTGKWHYNIDADEVFNTGIKTGELWMTSVTALYLGMQQTELGNYARTIEISDKLKELGNSFENSFSIAQGYRVRFVCLMKFRKFEQLQPLLDEARNYMHTTDNKLHAFLVDIVQSHLHIHNNDLDAAVKSFEEAKKSLEIIKSIPSYYTPYLIAKIHLGLALMNDKRNKDIKNNQEIRELLKASKKLIAKSKKFVSNLTEAYLLRSRIFMFQQKSGKAFKNLQLAIATGEKYQSRLEHSRACFETGKFLSDPNNRNKELNGNPAGYYLEKAKAMFEEMDLQWDLKEYEQYMET